The nucleotide sequence TGCGTTTGGGTGCGACCCTGGATCCTTACGATGACCAGTCACGGATTGACTCGGCCGGAAATCCCATCAAGTTTGATTATGTGAGCGTGATTTTAAAATCCCCGCCCACGGCCAACGGCAGCAGCATCACTCCGAAAACCTCGGTCTTTATCACCGGGACGGAAGTGTATTCGTCCAACACTTATTATCTGTGTTTGCGAAAGAGCGATCGCAGTCTGATCAAACTTGATGAAAACACCCGGGCTGAAACCGTGCTTTTACAAAACCCGCACGTGGACTTCACCATCAATTCATTCAAGATCGGATACTTGGCCACCAAGTCCGGCCTGCGGGTGGAACCGGCGAATTTCATCCCGGACATGCTTAATGCGGCTAACAATGTCTGCTTTAATACGGTGCTCTTTGATCTGAAACTGGACGCCTCAGAAAGTTATATGAAAAGGAACCAGGGCCAGACCGTCGGGGATATCAAAACCAACATCAGCCGCCAGCGCACAGTCTTTTCCCAGAATTTGAATTTAAAACGACCGCTCAGTTGCCAGTAATTAAGGCATCTGAAAAAAGAAAAAGGGCTGATCACTCAGCCCTTTTTTATTGTTTAAAACCTTTTAGACGGTCATTTTCGGATTCAAGAACACGAACAAGAGTCTTCAGGTCCGTCACTTCTTCCTTCAGATGGAGGATTTGCTCCTCTTTTTCATGAAGGATTTGGGTGTAGGCCTTTTTGAGCTCATTCAGCAGCTTGTTGGCCGCTGTCAGGATGGGCTCATCATTTTTCACCTTTACCACTTTGTCGGCAAGGTCTGCGGTCTTTGTTTCGTCCTTTGAAGTGGCCATTTCATAACCTTTCATCATTCCTTGATGAGCACCCACCAAAGCCAGGTCGCTTTCTTGGGAGGGGCGATGTACTCTTTGATGGGTACCCATCGGTTCGTCCATGATGAAGTACTTGCCGTCTTCAAAGCGGAATTTAATGTCGTCGGCTTTGATTCGTCGGCGGAGGGTACTCACACTAATTTTGTATTTAGTAGAGTAGTCCGTTAGCGGTAACCAAGAACCGTAGCTCTCAACGTTCATTAAATCCTCTTATACTTTCTGCCTCGGTGGCGCCGAAGCTTCAGTAGCTCGCCTTTGGGATAGGTGGTATCCTTACTCAGCTTGCGTAGTCAACATTATCACAGGACTTCAGTCTGTCAAATTTTGTGTGAACACTTACTCAAATTCAACTAAATTCAGGACCTTGATCTGGTTAATCATTGCCTATTCACTGGACCAAAGTCTGACTACGCAACCCTAAGTCATGGATTTCTGGTAGAATAAAAGAATTCTTTGCTCCTTTTGACCAAAGACTCGATAATTTAAATTAACCATATGCGTATTAGAGATAAAAAGAAAGTGGCCCTGGTTTTAAGTGGTGGAGGCATCAAAGCCGCCGCCTTCCACATCGGGGTTTGCTTGGCCCTTCAAGAAAAGGGATTCAAATTTGCCGGCGGCACCAAAGAGATGGTGCGTCAGAACTTCGGGTCCGACGACCCGATGACGATCCGTCTTTATGTCGGGTCCAGCGCCGGGGCGTTTGTCGCTTCGGTTCTTGCCGCTGGTTATCCAGTGGAATCTTTGATCAACGCTTTCCAAGTCGGTTCGGGCTCTGATCCCACGTTTGATAAATCCGACCTTCGTTATTTAAAGCCGATTTCTTACCGCAGCCTGTTTAACTTAAACTCTTCCGGCCTGATGAAGTTCATCCCGCGTTCGATCATGGAAAAAGCCCTGGTCACCGGGGGCCTTGAATCCATTTTAAAAAACGGCCTGAAGCTAAACGGTCTATTTTCAACCAAAGGGATCGAAAACTACCTGCGCAAAGAAGTTCTGGTCGACAATGACTTTGCCCGTTTGGGGGTTGAGCTTTTCATCATCGGAACCCAGCTGAACCACACCCGTAAGGCCATCTTCGGGAATTTCCCCGAATCATTCAAAACCGACACCACCAAGTACATCAACTATGCGACCATCAGTGATGCGGTGGCTTGTTCGACGGCTTTGCCTCCGGTGTTTTCCCCGTACGGAATCAAACGCCCGGACGGTAAAGAGATCTTCTATTATGATGGCGAGATTCGCGACACGCTTTCCACCCACGTGGCGGCGGACTATGGCGCTGATCTGGTGATTTCCTCATATTCCATTCAGCCTTATCACTACACCAAAGAGATGGGCTCGCTTCATGACTATGGTATTCCGCTGATTGCCAATCAGGCGCTTTACCAGGTGGTGCAGCAAAAGATCACCCGTCATATCCAGTATAAAAACGACATCCGCGGTATCTACAATGCGGTCGATGGTTACTTCAAGCAGCAAAACTTGCCCGGCGAACACCGGGACAAGATCCTTGAAATCATTAGGAATCGTGTGAACTATCGTCCGGAAGTGGATTACATCTATGTGGCTCCACGCCCACAGAACTATGAGATGTTCTTTGTTGATCACTTCAGCTTGAATCCGGAAATCCTGGCGCGCATCGTGCGCATCGGTTTCAAGTCCGGGATCAATGCCCTTCGCCAGCACGATATTTAATTCCGGCTGGCCTCTTTCCATTCAGCCAAGATCTTGGATCCTTCCCCGGAAAGATCCTTTTTCGCGTAAGCCTTCCGGTCATAGTAGTCACTGACCTTGCTTAAGATGACTTTCTTCGAAGGATGCTCTTTCCCCAAACGATCCAGATACTGCAACGGGGTTTCGGCGTCTTGCGGGAAAGTTTCCTGTTTTTTACCCCAGCTTAAAACCGCGTGATACAGAACTTGTTCTTCGCTCAGTAAACCTTTGTTTCTGAAAAGACTGCGGAAAATCAGAACACACAGGACCACCACGAAGATCAAACCCACCACCAGCTGCAACTTCAAATCAGTCAGGCTTTGCCAGAAGCTTTTTTGTGAAGTGCGATCGAAGTCGACCAGGAAGTAGGTCCATCGATAGTTCAGATCATCCATCAAAAAACCCACGCGGTCCCACAACGTGATGCCATCGCCCGTTTTTGGGCGCCATTGGATATCCCGGGCAAAGACCTTTTGGTCTTCTTCGGACAGATTGAAGAAATCTTCGGCTCCGATCACCAAACGTAACGGCGCCACCCATTGAGTGGGATCCACCCGCTGCCAGCGGCCGTTGTTGAAAATTTCAACCCAGGCGTGGGCATCGCGCTGACTGACCCGCCAGAACTCCCCCATCGGATTATATCTGCCACCCTGATAACCCACGATCACCCGGGCCGGAATCCCCAAAGCCCTGGCAAGGGTCGCGTAACTGCCGGCAAAGTGTTCACAAAAACCGCGTTTTCGATAAAACAAAAATGATTCAAGTTCATTCGCGCCACCATAGGCACCGGGATTCAAAGTATAAGTAAAATCATTTCCCTGATAAAACGCCTGCAAGGCTTCAATCCTTGCCGCCGGTGTTGGGTGCTTTTCTTTGGTGGTGGTCACCCAGTCGGCCACCTGCCCGCGCAGCTCCGGAATTTTAAGATACTCTTCATCCGGAATCTGGCGATCGGTGAAGCTTTCATTCCAGCGCCCACGATACACGGTGGTGGTCATCAAAGGTCTGGCACTGCGAAACACCGAAGCGTTCAGTGAAAATGAATTTCCAATTTCAAGCTGCACCTGTTCGGTGCCCTCAAGCACGAACAAGAAAGTATTCGCATGGGGTTCCAGCGCGACTTCATAGTGCCTGTCAGCGGGTTTATCATTTTCAGCCTCACTGCGCGGTTTGACCCCGAGCATTCCCGGTCGCCAGCTTAAACCCCGGGAATTCACCAGCACCGATCCGCGCCAGTAAAGTTCCTGGCTCGAATTTATCGGCAAATCAGAAAGCTTCGCACGAAACACCATGTTGGC is from Bdellovibrio bacteriovorus str. Tiberius and encodes:
- a CDS encoding patatin-like phospholipase family protein is translated as MRIRDKKKVALVLSGGGIKAAAFHIGVCLALQEKGFKFAGGTKEMVRQNFGSDDPMTIRLYVGSSAGAFVASVLAAGYPVESLINAFQVGSGSDPTFDKSDLRYLKPISYRSLFNLNSSGLMKFIPRSIMEKALVTGGLESILKNGLKLNGLFSTKGIENYLRKEVLVDNDFARLGVELFIIGTQLNHTRKAIFGNFPESFKTDTTKYINYATISDAVACSTALPPVFSPYGIKRPDGKEIFYYDGEIRDTLSTHVAADYGADLVISSYSIQPYHYTKEMGSLHDYGIPLIANQALYQVVQQKITRHIQYKNDIRGIYNAVDGYFKQQNLPGEHRDKILEIIRNRVNYRPEVDYIYVAPRPQNYEMFFVDHFSLNPEILARIVRIGFKSGINALRQHDI
- a CDS encoding PulJ/GspJ family protein, whose amino-acid sequence is MKKNSGFSVMELLLAVSISTMVIGIVTYLIHNFFSEQRNLEVWSGGQLEMSMALKNAEGDIRNVIRFDPVENLTSASSIAYFGLTSLTPGLEPSVCLNDATGSVIRYTTLDRKQRSERVLRAWSELADVNKTGSSHELRLTADATTSSMFGTSKSPREIVLVDADRRYIRRYKVSTHTMRLGATLDPYDDQSRIDSAGNPIKFDYVSVILKSPPTANGSSITPKTSVFITGTEVYSSNTYYLCLRKSDRSLIKLDENTRAETVLLQNPHVDFTINSFKIGYLATKSGLRVEPANFIPDMLNAANNVCFNTVLFDLKLDASESYMKRNQGQTVGDIKTNISRQRTVFSQNLNLKRPLSCQ
- a CDS encoding transglutaminase family protein: MKRQFFAQTSLAFSFITAMVMVGLEVSPWVALFSLGLLVWKWGVEKLHWKNLSRKVTGGLSVLLLAQILVQYRTLIGQDPSYTFLLGLSALRVMDYENERDHRFLVLLGFVLISIKALFSLDIYWIIPSGLAFAGLWYSLLSPELPQRGKILLKVFALSVPGAVVLFFAFPRFVLPWAMSRGEATGQIGFSEELNPGRVAELAGVANMVFRAKLSDLPINSSQELYWRGSVLVNSRGLSWRPGMLGVKPRSEAENDKPADRHYEVALEPHANTFLFVLEGTEQVQLEIGNSFSLNASVFRSARPLMTTTVYRGRWNESFTDRQIPDEEYLKIPELRGQVADWVTTTKEKHPTPAARIEALQAFYQGNDFTYTLNPGAYGGANELESFLFYRKRGFCEHFAGSYATLARALGIPARVIVGYQGGRYNPMGEFWRVSQRDAHAWVEIFNNGRWQRVDPTQWVAPLRLVIGAEDFFNLSEEDQKVFARDIQWRPKTGDGITLWDRVGFLMDDLNYRWTYFLVDFDRTSQKSFWQSLTDLKLQLVVGLIFVVVLCVLIFRSLFRNKGLLSEEQVLYHAVLSWGKKQETFPQDAETPLQYLDRLGKEHPSKKVILSKVSDYYDRKAYAKKDLSGEGSKILAEWKEASRN